AACCAGTATCTGATTACTCATGCTAATAATCAGCTTTTCATATTTATTGCGGActcctaatatttttttttctctacttGTGTAATTGATGGATCATCATGTATAAAAGAATGTCTAAATAGTAAGGGCACTGAGTTTGTGAAGTCAGCAAGCTGGAGTAACATGGTGCTTCAATAATTAGATATGCCCGCCAAGATAATTAGTAGACTAGTACTGATTGGAAGTTTTACCTGGACTAGGTTCTTAGCTTTATGCTTCATGGGCGTCTTACTTGTATGTtatcaaggaaatgaatttgggAAATATCGTCTGTTCATTTGAGATTAGTTGAAAATGGTACATCGCTGTTGTGATCACATTGTCTCTCATTTTCATAGAAATATTGCAGCTAATGATTTTGCCCAAAATGTTTTCATGCATCCTAATCATACTGTTGATATTCTGTATACAAGTTTATAGTCTGTCATTCTATATATGGAAATGTGTTCCTAATGCCACATTGCATCTAATCATTATCTTCGTTGGTGTGTGTCATTTAGTCACGAGTAGCGCTGTGCATGGTGCTGCAAATTGGATAAACTCTGTATGTGTATTTTGTTTTTCCAATTTACCAGATACTTTGATCAATTTGTCTCCTTGTTAGGTTCCCTGTTTCTTTAGTGTTATCAGTGTCAATAAATATCAATAGTTTTTAGGCAACAAAGCATTatgagactttttttttttttgttttttaggggggggggggggggtataAAAAATTGATGACATGTTTGTCCTGGGCCTACATCATCCCATACCTTCTACAAACACCCATATAATACATAAGATTTTTCATTTGAAGTTATAATACTGTAGTATTCCTAGTTGAATTTCGAACCAGTTACCGCAGCCTCGCATTATACTTATATTTGCTGAGAAGGGATAATCAATATTGAACTAGTAATTACCCATTTACACTAATTACAGATGAGTCATTTGCTTTATGGAACCCTTTAGTTGCTTCAATAATAATTTGCGGCGGCCTGCTGCTGCATAGCAATTGGTGGTCTTGCTGCAGacctttctttcattttgtcgTAATGTTATCTGTGTTATAAAATAGATACGCgcttttggaaaattctctgCCCTGGAGCTAGGATGGCTAGAGGGTCATAAGTCGATTTCCTCTGTGTGAAGACTTCCCACCGTTGACCAAAATGGGCCTGCCATTGTTCCTGCGTGGTATAATGAGCTAGATATTGTTTAACTCCAAGGTGGGCCACTGCACAGAAGTCTAAAATTCTTTTGTTCAAAGTTAAGAAGTGTTCTAAGCCATTAGTTCCAGCGGATGAAGGAACTGCATGGAAAAGGAACGCCACCATGTAGAAAATATCTTCTTCTGGGAAAACAAATGAAGTTCTGTTGTCCCACCTGTAAAATAtgcaaattattttattaagaAATATGACCCTTTAAAATTCAGTTGTTGAGTTGACGTTTGTATGAGACTTTTACTTTGATTTGTTAACTGGGTAGATGAGCACAGGCCCGCTCTTCGTATCTTTCAGAATATTGCCGAAAACTCCTTGagcaaaatattttattttgcttctggGGATGAGAAGATTTAGCCATGGGTGCGGAACATCCCACATTCCTTTCGATCGTAGTTTTAACTCTGAGGTATGAACTCTATCCAGGAACTCGACATATGAGACTTCTGTCATAAGAAGTGTTGATTGGATATAGCTTAGCTTTGATAGTAAATTCTCAACTTCCTGCATAGAGAAAAAGCTGTGAGACTCATTTGGTTAACATACTGAGAAGGTAGAATCAAGTAGATCATAGTGCCACGGTATGCTCACCTTGTTTGCTGTGTCAACCTCGTCAggattgaaatttttggttaactcaAGGCAGAACAGTGTTCTTCCATCTGAAACGAATTTACTTGCTTGGGCTGGGTCTTGAGGGCTGAAGGATGATCTCCAGCTATTTAAGACATCAGTCCTGTTTATTATCACAAGTCCTTCAATGTAATCAAATGTGTGTTCTGCAGATATCAAAAGCTCCTGGTCTCGGGAAAATGTGGAGAAATCTGAGTAGAGCACCCTGATCCATTTGACCTGGTGATAATTGAAGAATAATCTTTATAAGACTGAAGCTTCCTTTAAGATGCTTTCTTTATAGGATCATTGCATTATATAATTACCATCTTTGGTGCTGGCTCCAGGGAGATTCTTGCTTTGGTTATTATCCCGAATTGCCCAAGTCCTCCAAGAACACTGTGAAAGAGGTCAGCATTCTGCTTCTCTGAGCAATTGACTACTTCTCCCTTTCCTGCAATCAGTTCCATCCTCTTTTTAATAAGTATTACTTCAAACAAGATTGTTTAATGATTAGATAATTCTTTCCAAAAAGTAAAGTTTTTTTTGAGGGAAATATTTGTCAATTTGCAGCTCATGAGACTAGGAGAAGTGGTAAGTTGCGTCTGTAGTTACCCGCTACTAGAAAATAAGATGGGACAAATGAAAAGCCACCACCTATGCGGTCTTCTTAATTAACCTTTTGACCCCGTCTTTTGTTCTACAAACTATAGCATCAAAAGGTTCTTGTTTTCCCATACAAACCTGTAACAACCTCCAGCTGGTGGACATTACTGATCTGGGGGCCATGGCGAAATGCTTGCCCGCTTATTCCTGCATTTGACAGCGTACCACCAACCGTGAGATGAAGGTAGTCTGTCCAAGACTTCGGTGCTAGCCCATGTTTTAAGCTTTCATGCAAAATATTGATCCACAGGTCACCAGCGGACACATCCACATAAGGCAGTTGTCCTGTATTGAACTGCATTACTTGTCCACCAAGGGACTCCATGTTAATCACGATACCTTGGTCAGCTTGCGCCTGACCGCGGGTGGAGTGGCCATGGCCTCTAGCTGCAACTGTCAGCTTTGAAAGGGGACCCATATGCCAAATATGCTTTATGGTGTTTGCAATATCAGAAACTGATTTCGGATGTAGGACTGCCAAAGGCAGGAAATGGTACTGATTTCCGTAGTCTCTAGCTGCAAATTCATTTTCTGTAAAAGTGAAATTTCCTTCAAGAGGAAGTGCTCTCAATGAAGTTGGGACGCTAGAGAAACAGAAATCGACTCGAATAGTTGCACAACTCAGTAACAAAATCATGAGAGTTCTAATGAACAGGATGTTGTTGTGTTTGGCAAAGCTAACATATGGGAAGTTCATTGTTTCTATCCTTCTACAGAGACTTGAAAGGCAGGGATTGAAGGTTTTTAAATTTCCGTGTACGTTCTCTGGATGTAAGAGGGAAGGTAGAGGTACACGGTTCAAAGGCCTGAGGAGGGAATTTAAAGAGAGATTTGGGTGGCAGAGTCAACCTATCTTCAGTGTCAAGAATCCGTAAGAAGACTGCCTACTTTGTTATAGGAGGAGTTTGATGGTTTTACTTTTAGTTCTTTATAATCTTGACTCTATAGTTGCCAACTAAAAGCCATCACACATGCCAAGTTGAAGAGAAAAGTTAAcaagcaagaaacatttcaccgGTCTTTGCCCCTTTTTTACACAATTTCAACCATATTTTCACCCTTTCCATCAAAGACAAAGATGTCATGGTCCTGATCTATCTCATTTACCACGTTTGAGGATCACTGTACCATTTATAGCAAAAGGTACTGGCCTCACCAGAAAGTGCACCCTTCTTTCCTCCGGTCCTTTTACTTCCTCCTATGGGCTATGGCTGGCTGAAGTTTGTGTCTTAATTGCACTGATTtgatcattttattccttgaaGCCATTGTTGTTGAAAAGCAAACATCGCGTATCTAATTTCAGATTGGATGAGAAGGACTGGGTGACCAGCCCTGGATCATTTTGCAGGCATGGCCTCAACGGGTCCACGGGACACGTGaatttccaaaagaattttGTGCTTGGTTGGGGGAAGAGCTGTGATTTGCTATGCTTGGGACCTCTTTTTGCCACTGTCCTCAGCCTAAGAAGATGAAAACTGGACACGGAAAGGACATCTTGGAGGAAAATCTTAAGATCTATCTTTGAAGATATGTGTATACTGTTGTTTTGGTGCCTTTGTTCccaacaaaagaacaaaagctgGAATCCTTCTCTGTTCAGGACGATAGTGTTTGATTTGTAATTTGAAAACCAGCTAGTGCTTATGTATCATCattaacaaattttcctttgtttatgTATTGCGTTTTTGCATGTTGATAGAACCCTCTTTGTTGCTTCAAATTAGAGTATTTCCTGATAGGCCCTGAAATCAGATTCAGTAAATATAATAAGAATTTAGATGCTGCCTTTCACAGAGACGGTATTTTCTTTTGTGAACACGGGTTCAGCAGCAGGGGTAGATTCACATATGTGGCTCTTCTTGCTGGAGGATCATTTTGTCTTTGAAAGCTAGATCGAACTGTTTCAAGGTCCATGATGCATCATTTTCAGTATTATATGGAAAGCTCCGAAATAGATTTTCTATTATTTCGCTGACACCAACTCAACGATATCATAGAtacgtgtgtgtatatatacacGCACGTACACTTACCTTATTTCCTTTTCTCAATAATAACAACAGAAAAATGACATGTCCCGTTACATATTGAGTCATCTTTATCACAATTATATCaattttcaaagtccttttgaACCGTCGATAATAACAACGGAAAAATGATATGTCACATTATATATTGAGTCATCTCTTTCGCAATTATATCAAAGTAAAAGTTTCAAAATTCTTTTGAACCGTCGATAATCGTTTCCTAAATGCattagagataaaaaaaaatgtcactccctttatttatttgtgCGTTTTCTTCCCCTAATATTTGGCCTTCTTGTCCTAGCGCTCTCTTCTAACAGAAGATCAACTAGCTGCCAAAGTATTGTTGTTGGAGCAAAAGCCAAATGAAAATTTCTTGTGACATTCCTTAGAGCCTTCATTTTCCAAACCATTTGCGCCTGCGCCCATGGGACCACAAAAGTAAAATCTATGCGGATTCTAATGGACAACAAAATATGGAAACCCAAAAGTGGCCCTCATCAGTGTCCCAATCAGGATTCCAGCTTTGCATTACCCAAGAATATTAAAATAACACTGTAATAATTTGGAATAGATTATTGCACCCACTTTCCTCAGATTATGGATTCTTACTGTGAAATGGGAACTGGCTAGAAGCAATAGTTCTTTTCGCTTGGTGGTTCCCAACCTAATCCTCATGCCACATTTATTCTCTAGAAGGAGACCGACCATTAGTGAACAGATCAGCAAGGCTTATGCCGACTTAGGGCATAAAATGAAAGGTTTACTATGTATTAATGATGATTGAAGTGTTGATTACATGAGAAGCAGCTCATAACACGATTCAACGAAGCCATATGCTCATGGACCTCTCTCTTTGTCTTTGACTCTTTCCCTTTACTTGTTaacccccccacccccccccccccaaaacaaaaaaaccacCATTTTTTTAGTAAAACTTAGTCTTAACTAGTTGAATATTGCGATAAAGCCCGATCGTTGTAAAAATCACGtgttatatttttttgaaagaaattcGATTCTTCGATAATAAACGAAGTAAAAATTCGTAATGCAAAAACttttcaagaaaaatggtaagcgaacaaaagtttctttttatttttctttttatcttgGGGTGTGTGGAACTTAGATTTGATGATTAAAGGACACGGATGTTATAAAGGGGGTTGGCAATTGTCATGAAGTAATTTGAGAATCTTATTGGTCCATTAAAAGATCAAAGATTAACGAATGATAACTAGACAAATTGATTGAGTTGCCACTAAGCCGGCCATGATAGGGTGGCTTGCCACGTCTCCACCTGGTCAACATCCTTGTCATCATGCCATTGAGGTTAAACtttaaagaagataaaaagtcttattataaaaaaaaaaacaaaaaaggaagaagaagaagataaaaagtctTACAAGTTAGTAGGACACAAACTGATTTATGAGCTGGTTAAGCCTATTGATTAGGGGATAATCGACATTTTCTTATCTTGTTCCCCATCCCACTTTCATTCCACTTTAATCAGGGTCCCCTTGTCTCATTTCTTATCCTTTGTGTGGAGTTAAAAAGCCTAGTTgtagcaaattttttttaactcgGGCATTCTCTTTCTCAAATTCTATTAAAGAGGATCCTAGAAAGAATCATATAAGGTGGCATGCCACATGCCTTGTTTAGATTCTCTTGGCTTGCAATAAAGAGATCATGAGGATCTGGATGTGGTTGAAATAACATTGATAGTTTGTTGATAAGACATTGGTCTGTTCATGGAGAAATGAGTTAAAAAAGCTTTGAGATTCTGAGATTTGATTCTAATCccattttattttccttagaACGACAAGTCACATAAGGTTATGAATGCATAGTTCTTGGTCATGTCAGCTGCATAAAGCTAGTTCTTGATCATGTCAGTTGTACGAGTCCAATGTACGCAAACTTGAAATTTATTATGTAATCTTGAGGTTTTAAGAATTAGTGGTTCTGGATTCaaatttttccttcctttccctATTTCCTCTTAAGTTAAATTCTCCtcttctacaaaaaaaaaaaaaaaaaaaaaactatgtaattttgtaattctttttctttaggCAATATAATGGCATGATTGTAGCTGATCGGCAAACCTTCAAAGTTATGGATCACTTGCAAAATATGTTGTACCCGACCAACCCTGCTTATGCTTTGTAAATGAACCCGAAGAATTACTCGTGGTGAGGATCGAACATCACAGATTTCGTGCCATTGAAGCACATATTTTGCTTTGCCATCTCTAGAGTAATTGGCCACCAACGTGAGGTTTAAAACTCTTCTTGGGTGTAGGTCAAGAGATTTGCATTCTTCTCTAAGATTTTCTGAAAAATTCACCAGCAGTATAAAGATATCCGTCTAGTCTAATGGCAATTTAAACCCCTCCGAGCTTTCCTTTGGCCCCTTTGGATCCATCCCTTCCCCTTTATACTAGGAGTAAGTGTAGAAGAAAAAATATCGtgtcaacaaaaacaaaaaaaaaaagcacttatTTATTTGCTATAATCCGTGCATCTCTTTCAGTTGTAATTGGATTTTGTTCATGCAGATGGAACAACAAACTAATGGTTAGCTTTTGCGATTCCACAAGTGCAAAAGCACAATTACTAGAAGAAATCACCAAAACTGTTCTAGTTAAATTACAATGCTTGCATCACTAGAACtaatcattcaaaatttttaaaaattagaggTCTTGGGTTCAATTCCCTTGTTCTCCTTTATCACTCCTTAAAATCTTATCCCtcctttattaaaaaattagaaaaaactAATCACTTAAAaccttttttttaactttaacATTAGTTGCAAATAAACATGTAGCACACAAAGAGCTGGAGATTTAACCTTCAAGTTTTATGTGAAGACAATTTACCTCTTAAACTTGACCAAGCTTGACAGACCAAGTCATCAAAAGCTAACCAAAGACAAGGTTATTTCTATTGGGAAAATGACGGAATTAGTCTCTCACATTTCCAAAAATATCCTTTTTTGGTCATTGACATATAAAATGGTAGAAATAGTTTCTCACACATAAAAAACATCCTAATTTGGTCTACAACCTATTTTCAACTGAAAAAATGCACTTTCCAATTATGTGCGCATACTTCTaggtaaaaaatataaaaaagaataaTATTTTCCTCGAAAAAGTACTCCTTCATCCCCCTTCCACACTACCAACCTGCCACATTCCTCCTTCTCCCTCTCTTCCCTACCTACCTGCATCCTTTCCTCCATTCACCCCAACCACCCATAGCCCCTCTCTCCTTCTTCTCCTCTTTCCCCCTACCAATTTGCACCTTCGCCTTTCTCTCATCCTCTCCcccaccccccaaaaaaaacaaaaatcctCCTCTTAGATTGGGTCTTTGAAGACCAATATTAGATCCAGTCTAATCTTCAAAGACCAAATGAAGGAGAGGGATGGGTTGGTGGGGAAAAGGAGTGTGGTAAGTTGGctggaggaagaggaagaaagagGAGGGTGGCGTGTTGATGATGGGGAAGGGTGGGGGGAGGAGGAAGGGTTTGTGGGTGTGTTTTTTTAAGAGAAACATTATTCTTACTCGTATTTTATCCAAAGTTTAATCACATAACTTGGGCATACAATTTTTagttagaaatttgatcaaaaataGGTTTTGGATATCCAACGGTTATCTATGTATAGTTTCATTGTCTATAACTATAAATAAATTATGTGACAATTGGTTATAAGCAATTacaaaatgaaattcaaatataagtaaaaaaaATCAGCATCGAAACATGTTTTTTTAAACAGCAAACCCTATTCACAAGGGAGGGACATCACCCCAAGTTTTATTAActaccaaaaagaaaaattacaaggAGGGGGACATAGAGTTAACCTCCAAAGCTTATATGGAAAGTAGACATTAAAAGCCAAAAGGGAGAAGGGACTACTACTCCCTTACATAATGAAGATAAGGAAATTATGTAGAATCTAAACACGTAATCTCTATAATTGGTGGCGGCAATGAAGCAGCGTCAAAGATGGCTGAAACTCAAGTCTAT
This portion of the Coffea arabica cultivar ET-39 chromosome 2e, Coffea Arabica ET-39 HiFi, whole genome shotgun sequence genome encodes:
- the LOC113732424 gene encoding cytokinin dehydrogenase 6-like, which produces MNFPYVSFAKHNNILFIRTLMILLLSCATIRVDFCFSSVPTSLRALPLEGNFTFTENEFAARDYGNQYHFLPLAVLHPKSVSDIANTIKHIWHMGPLSKLTVAARGHGHSTRGQAQADQGIVINMESLGGQVMQFNTGQLPYVDVSAGDLWINILHESLKHGLAPKSWTDYLHLTVGGTLSNAGISGQAFRHGPQISNVHQLEVVTGKGEVVNCSEKQNADLFHSVLGGLGQFGIITKARISLEPAPKMVKWIRVLYSDFSTFSRDQELLISAEHTFDYIEGLVIINRTDVLNSWRSSFSPQDPAQASKFVSDGRTLFCLELTKNFNPDEVDTANKEVENLLSKLSYIQSTLLMTEVSYVEFLDRVHTSELKLRSKGMWDVPHPWLNLLIPRSKIKYFAQGVFGNILKDTKSGPVLIYPVNKSKWDNRTSFVFPEEDIFYMVAFLFHAVPSSAGTNGLEHFLTLNKRILDFCAVAHLGVKQYLAHYTTQEQWQAHFGQRWEVFTQRKSTYDPLAILAPGQRIFQKRVSIL